In the genome of Bradyrhizobium sp. CIAT3101, one region contains:
- a CDS encoding response regulator transcription factor — MHIISISHCSRIIAYVAEGKMRRRQSCEIVLIGRNILVREGISRILHAANFRILLSVLSADELPNALQTQQLLFLIIHNGDSFDVALDQIRCVKGRCPGARIAIVSDHYRQDELVVAYRAGASGYFVNVNSCDAFVKSIELVTLGETVFPPAFLEFALDGNHEREAAPISDEVHDVVASAQAPLAPHLSPREKAILSCLIEGNSNKCIARKIDIAEATVKVHVKAILRKIRVQNRTQAAIWGMNNGTLVHAANGHTLPSMISQPASLIALRSDLRTQVSRGSGADELG; from the coding sequence GTGCACATCATTTCAATTTCTCATTGCAGTCGTATCATTGCGTATGTCGCGGAGGGTAAAATGCGGAGGCGGCAATCTTGTGAAATCGTTCTTATTGGAAGGAATATTCTGGTTAGAGAGGGAATTTCGCGGATCTTACATGCAGCGAATTTCCGGATCCTGCTATCAGTTTTGAGTGCGGATGAATTACCAAACGCACTCCAGACACAGCAACTGCTGTTTCTCATCATCCACAACGGCGACAGTTTCGATGTCGCACTGGATCAGATACGTTGCGTCAAAGGTCGCTGCCCTGGCGCCCGGATAGCCATCGTATCCGATCACTATCGCCAGGACGAACTTGTCGTGGCGTATCGAGCCGGCGCCAGCGGTTATTTCGTCAATGTCAATTCTTGCGATGCATTCGTGAAGTCCATCGAGCTCGTGACTCTGGGCGAGACGGTCTTTCCACCGGCATTTCTTGAATTCGCCCTTGACGGCAATCATGAACGCGAAGCCGCGCCAATCAGCGATGAGGTGCACGACGTCGTGGCCTCAGCGCAGGCACCGCTTGCGCCGCACCTTTCTCCTCGCGAGAAGGCAATCCTGTCGTGTCTGATCGAGGGCAATTCCAACAAGTGCATCGCCCGAAAGATCGACATCGCAGAAGCAACCGTGAAAGTCCACGTCAAGGCGATCCTGCGCAAGATCCGGGTCCAGAACCGGACACAAGCGGCGATCTGGGGAATGAACAACGGGACTCTGGTGCACGCCGCAAATGGCCACACACTGCCCTCGATGATTTCCCAGCCCGCGAGCCTCATCGCCTTGCGAAGCGATCTGCGAACCCAAGTGAGCCGGGGCTCCGGCGCCGATGAACTCGGCTAA
- a CDS encoding sugar phosphate nucleotidyltransferase: MKAVIQCGGKGTRLRPHTSILPKPLMPIGARPVLELVLKWLRRNGIREVYVTTGYLGHLIRSVCGDGEQWNMRINYTQEMEPLGTIGPLSLLRDKLDEPFLVLNGDVLTDLNLNQFVSSHRRRNSKLTIATAIRPTKMDFGVIDEVEERVTGFREKPELTHLVSMGIYCIDPCVLERIPSGVPFGFDDLMFQMLNEEVPVNVFKHSGLWLDIGRVEDFLKAQDVAWDEQSPVFASSVAA; this comes from the coding sequence ATGAAAGCGGTTATTCAATGCGGCGGCAAAGGAACGCGCTTGCGGCCCCACACATCAATTTTGCCAAAACCACTTATGCCGATCGGCGCGCGTCCCGTCCTCGAGCTCGTCCTCAAATGGCTGAGGCGGAACGGAATCAGGGAAGTCTACGTCACCACCGGATATCTCGGCCATCTCATCCGCAGCGTCTGCGGGGACGGCGAGCAGTGGAATATGCGCATCAACTACACGCAGGAAATGGAGCCGCTCGGAACCATTGGCCCGCTGTCGCTGCTGCGTGACAAGCTCGACGAGCCGTTCCTGGTTCTCAACGGCGACGTGCTGACGGATCTGAATCTCAATCAGTTCGTGAGCAGCCATCGTCGCCGCAACTCGAAGCTCACGATCGCCACCGCAATTCGCCCGACCAAGATGGACTTCGGCGTGATCGACGAGGTGGAAGAACGAGTGACCGGCTTCCGTGAAAAGCCCGAACTCACGCATCTCGTCAGCATGGGCATCTACTGCATCGATCCGTGCGTGCTCGAACGGATTCCGTCCGGCGTTCCCTTCGGCTTCGACGATCTGATGTTCCAGATGCTCAACGAGGAAGTACCGGTGAACGTGTTCAAGCATAGCGGCCTCTGGCTCGACATCGGCCGCGTCGAGGACTTCCTGAAGGCTCAGGACGTCGCTTGGGACGAACAGTCACCGGTGTTCGCCAGCTCCGTCGCCGCCTGA